The Ziziphus jujuba cultivar Dongzao chromosome 5, ASM3175591v1 genome segment ATTCAACAAAAATGAaatctgataaaaaaaatataagatcgTTTGGAGTGGGGAGGAGTCTGAGGATTTAGTGATTAAAGACTTGAATATTTTGTTGTGGGACCCCTCATCTTTTCAGCATAATGATTAAAAGCTTAGAAAAGACCAGAATATGCAATAATAATATACGTAATCATCGCATATGAGAGCGGAAGTAAATGGAGGTTACCTAAAAatcatttgtgttttttttcatagcaaaaaggaaaaaaatataatttttctttttttggggaggAGGGGGGTTGCTAACACATCATTGCTTGGCATCTTTTTGCATTGATAATGACCACACACAAGGAGTTATGGGAATGCATCTCGACTGTTTATTCAGAAACCATGTGGGCTTTCTGATGCTCTGATTGACTGCTTATATGGAAAGCCTGTGGATGGCCGTCTTGCCTTTAATTGAAATAGCTGTGGCCCTTGTTCATTGGGTCTCAAATTTcctagtatttttctttttttggggaggAGGGGGGTTGCTAACACATCATTGCTTGGCATCTTTTTGCATTGATTATGACCACACACAAGGAGTTATGGGAATGCATCTCGACTGTTTATTCAGAAACCATGTGGGCTTTCTGATGCTCTGATTGACTGCTTATATGGAAAGCCTGTGGATGGCCGTCTTGCCTTTAATTGAAATAGCTGTGGCCCTTGTTCATTGGGTCTCAAATTTCCTAGTAttatgtaagtttttttttttttgggtaatttatGTATCTTGTTTTTTAGCTTTTTAGATGATTCTACTCTGCCTTATTTGTCTTTGTTTGAGCCTCtttcaagtttttattttattttattttttcagttgaaaaaaaaaaaaaaaaaattccaagtaCCTTATTTATCTTGCCATGAGATTTATCATTTTCACAGTAAAATGTTACTTTTGTTGGTCTTCAATAGAGATGTCAAATTCCAATTGTAAACTTAGTAATATTGGCAAGCGCTgcttggacattgattggagCCTCTATTTAGAACTTTTTTATCTCTAAGTAAATTTGAAGTTAAGGGAGATCCAAAgaacttttcttttccttattaatattttttaataatcctCGTTGAAATTGTGTTATTCTAATCATTTCACTTTCTTTatcaagaaaaggaagaaacttAAATACAGGCGGTGTGGGATGTAAGGGATTGAATTAGAAACAGCTGGGTTGATTCTTCCACCACAAGGGTCATCACCCATGTGCCTTTCAAAGCCCAACACTAGCCGTGAGAATCGTATTAGCTTTCAttgttcattaaaaaaaaaaaaaaatctttgttcCACATTACTCTGTTTTACCTCTGCAGcctattttcaaaagaaaaaataatttttttttttgacgttttctaaaatttatatcCTGCTTGGGACGCATGGACTATACCACCCTCCCTGGTAATGTGAAATATAGTGAGCTGTTGTTCTTATAGGTGGTTatgttttttcttgtttgtttttaatatacatttaattttgaatatttatttgttggagcAAATGGGCAACAAGTTGTTATAAGTTGATAGGATCATAGGAACACTTCCATGACTAGCTGGAGGTTTTTTCCAGCTTGCATCGGCAAATTAATAGAACATGCTTCCAAGTCCTTGCTTTACCATGGAACATGGATGTGCTCTGCTTTGTCCACCGCAGCACctggattttttatattattttaaaaaaagtgtcTCCTTTTTGTATGGTTTTCTGGGGCCCAACTTTGTTCCACAAAATTAAAAGCCCAAACCCAGCCACCTGCACCGAGCTGTTGATCCAATGCTCTGATAAATATTTCAACAATTTTAGCCTTTGATAATTGGACTGATTAAATTGACTTCTTTTACGCGGAGTTTTCCCATTGAACCAATTTTCATGATGGATTCTAAGCTCATACGCGCCTCAATGATTCGTGACTTTTAGGATGCAATCGTGATGACCCAGTCGATATCCTTTTAATCTGATGCTGTCCTTGATTCGGCAACGAAGTTCACGCGCGTTTGTTCCATGTTGGGCTAGCTTGCTTAGTCATGTGACACATAACTGGCGCCGAGAATTTCGGGCCCTCCAAGTGGAGGTCAAAGGATTAGGTTGCATGAAAATGTAGTGCCCACTGTGCGGGATCAGTGGGTCCCACCAACCTACGAACCCCGGGTCCCACGCCGCAACCAGAAAGCGCCCTTCTACGTGACATTAACGACGAATTATTATCTGTCCCTTCACCTACGTCTGATATCAAACTTGATGACTTTTTATAGCGGTAACAATATTATattggataaaaatatatatatatatatatatatacaaaacttCCCCTCAATTCGCTGGCATTAGTGAACATAATTAACGAGTTTAAATTTGGGTTATTTGTAATTAGCATTATTTtgttcataaataataaatagaataaaaacgTAAAATGCAATTTTGCATGCCTTCCCAATCCTGTGACTTAGTCCAGCCCTCCAGATACGTTACATTCATAAGGCACCTCGTAATTTCCCTTGACCGGCGCCAGCCCATATTTAGACAATAACGTTTTTTaatggtaataaaaaaattatttaaaaaaaaaaacaaatatcaaaTCACCTCCAATCAAAACCCATTTTGTCCCAACTGCCCGACCAATTCCAATCCTTACATTAGGGTATGGTGGGGTCCGGTGAGTGGGCCATATGAATCGACAAAGACGAAAAAGCCCATTAGGAGTGATTTTATGCAAGTGATTAGATTAATATCGAACGGTTGAGAATAGCCTCAAGCGGCTGgagctcccaaaaaaaaaaacaaaggaggaAAAAAGATAGAAACGGCTTGGAGCGCCGAATGAAGAGAACGGTGCGTTGCTGCCATGTCAGCTCATAACAAAaagagttaaaaataaataaataaataagagggaaagaaagagaaagaaaaggagaacAGCTGCATTTGcgcttttctttgttttttggtatCTGGTTTAGTTGGTTTTTTGTTTATCGGCAATGGAATTTTTGCAGGGCTCCGGGATCCGCGTTTCTCGATCACAGCGTTTTATCTAACTCTTCTTCTACTCTCTTCGCGCCTAATAATCAACCATTTTTCTCTTCCTgtaattttccttttccttttttattttttatttttatttgttttaattattattatcgcAAATTCCATCGATTTCCCTTGTCATCTTCGTTGATTAGTACTCATGTCGTAATCGTAAAGTTAGTACTATTATCCACATTGACATTGTATTTTGCAATGGTTTTACGCTACgcggttttttatttttttattttttatttttatttttactttatgtTTTCCACGATATGTTTACAAATCAATCTGCGATTGATGATTTTATTCAAAGTTCTCTGTATTTTCGTGTAATTGTTGTATGCATTTGTGTAATAGGTGCTCATAATAATCTCGTTATTGATATGTTCCGCAGTTTCTTCTATTTCTCTTGAAGATCTCAGTAATTTGGCCTGGTATGTGGATTATTCGTCCCTGGCTAGAAATCGAAACTTTTGATTTATCATCTGCTTGGTTGTATGTGCCTTGTATTGTATgggaaaatttataatttgaattattGAGTTTAGAAAAGGTGGGAAGTTGGTGTTATTTATGGAAGCGAATGCTGGTGGTGTTTTTGGCAGGATTTTTGCTCAATTTTTTAGCGGATGGACGATTGAAAGGTAGTAGTCAAATTCATAGAGGAGAGGGGTGTAAAAGGATTTTCTGTTTCTGAGAACAATGTCCGCAAAGACTGAACATCACACGGTGCCACTTTCGGTTCTGCTGAAGCGTGAATTGGCAAACGAGAAGATTGAGAATCCGGAAATTATATACGGTCTGGCGAATCAGAGCAAGAAAGGGGAGGATTTCACTTTGCTTAAAACCGAATGTCAAAGGATGGTCGGAGATGGCGTTTCTACTTTTTCCGTTTTTGGGGTATGCTTCCcgcgttattattattattattattatttatatcaatTCTTGTTTGTAATGAAGAAATCAtggtttttataaaaattttataagtatgAAAAGATTTCTACTTTAtcgtccaaaagaaaaaaaaaaaaaaaagaaaagaaaaatggttgACAACACATGGTTGACTATTCCCTTTTGTAAATTAAGAGTTGGATAgaatgaaaaatttggtgctTGATGTTTAGCAATTTGAATCATGTAAAATTCAATACAATTGCACCCGAATATATCTGCAGTTTAGAATTTTACATGTTTGAGGTGGaagggatttttttatttttttattttttttctttggtgggTCAACGAAGTAGAAGCGACTAAAAGACATATTTTTGTTCATCAACATCAAAATGGCTTCAAGTTGACATGCTTAAGTATGCTGCTGATTAAgttattaataatgataataataataataataaagaagtaTGCTGACTAGGTGGTTGTGTTACATGatcattaacttttttttcttgggaGGTGGTGACTGGTGAGGGGAGCCACACAACATGCTTATTGCTTGATCACTCTTGGTTTTACTTGTATATAACATAAATTACCATGATTAAAGCATCAGTGTCTTTGCTACTTGTATGGATAACAATCATATTCCTAGTCTAATAGTTGTATGTGTTGCAGCTGTTTGATGGACATAATGGGTCAGCTGCTGCAATTTACTCAAAGGAGAATCTCCTGAATAATGTTTTAAGTGCTCTCCCATCTGATCTTAATAGAGATGAATGGCTATTAGCACTTCCAAGAGCTTTGGTTGCTGCTTTTGTCAAGACAGACATAGAATTTCAAGAGAAAGGTATACGCATCgttcctttaatttttaattgcatCTCTATGTGGTAACCTTTTGTTCAAAATGGTCATTTCTGTAACCCAAATTTGAATGAGTATTGATGATTTTACTCTTGATAAGATTCCTAGCACATAGCTGTATAAACTTTGTTGGTGATTTTTATTAGTagtgttcttttttcttttctttttttttcttgttaaaaaCAAGATTGATCTCTAACATTGCATGAAGCCAGAATTATAGTTGTTTAGTTTTCATACAATATCCCTTTATTGCATGTTGTTCTGGTATCGTGatatgtaattcatttttttctaattaatttagcCTGGCTTGACAACTTTTATACTAAGTTTTCTTGTACTCGTGTAAGTCCTCACACACTTATCAGTACCAGTTATGTAACTTTTGGGAGCTTTTTATTTGGCattctaataaattatatatgagtTTACATTGGAGTGTGCAATGATAACGTTTAACTAACAGTCTTCATAGATTTGTTGGGCAATTGTTCTTGCTAACCGGTTTCACTACACTTAGGAATGTCCAACAGTGCCAACTTAATATCAGTTCTTGCCATTTATGACACTTTATTTTGTAGCTTTTCTGAGCGTCATTGTTGAAGTATGCAGAttcttagtttttttgtttggtttttttttttttttttttttccctgtatatatggtttttaaatATTGCTGTGGTCAAATTTTCAGCACAAACGTCAGGAACAACTGTCACCTTTGTCATTATTGAAGGATGGATCATAACTGTTGCATCTGTTGGTGATTCCCGTGGTATGCTTGAATCAACTGAAGGCGAATTTCTTTACTTGTCTGCAGATCATAGGCTTGAATGCAATGAAGAGGAGtaagttataaatataatatatctgCTGTAGCAgccaaaaattatcaattttacaattttattgacTGCCCCTCTCTTGTAGGAGGATACGTATCACTGAAAGTGGGGGTGAGGTGGGTCGTCTTAATACTGGTGGTGGTGCAGAGGTATTTTTTCTTTACACAAGATTGTATTAAATGTTACCCTTTGTTTTGCTTTTAAATTGTCCAGTACCTTTCCAATCTTTTGTAGCCAAGCTTACTcttttcccattttcaaaccttACATGTAGTCATATTTTGGGTCGAgtacctttttatttatttatttgtttattgttattattattattatgggacCACATTGGTGAATAAGATTTGATGCCTACATGAAAATTAAGTTTAGCTTATGCTATTCTGCCCATAAATATAATGGATTGGTTTCCGCTCATGAACTTTTgaatttaagaaattttagGCTATTGACATGCATCATGATTTTTCATTTCTCTTGTAGATTGGTCCTCTCAGGTGTTGGCCAGGTGGCCTGTGTCTTTCACGATCAATTGGAGATATGGATGTTGGCCCGTTCATAGTGCCTGTTCCTCATGTAAAGCAAGTGAAGGTTAACTAATGTTCTTATCTCACTTACAATGTTCAATTTTGTTTCATTACCCTGCCGTTATTTACATCTCTTTGTATGTGTTTGTTCTTTATTTGTCGTGTGGGTGACACTAAGCTGTTCAATATGGTTTGTTGCGCCTTTCTGATTATGTAATTTCTTAAATGCTTACTCTTGTGCCTGGATATGGGCCAAGAGAATTGTATTTATAATGGTTTTTCTTGctttaacatatttaaaaaaaaaaaaatctatttagcatgcatttattattatatagtttatatCCGTCTTTAGATATTTTTACTGGATCTCATTCAAGATAGAAGTAGACTTCTTTGAAAGCTATTCGTTTGCACTggatattttaatcaaatttgaaGTTTTATTCTTGaagaaataccaattaaacCTGTGGGATCTAATCTTATGCTCTGGTAGGATCTTGCATGTTGAATAACATGGATAGTTGGTTATGCTGGAATCTTGGTCTATTTTAGAAATGTATCTGTCGAGCCATTTATTGCACTCTGGACAATTTTCAACTGTGCATTGGAGCTGTTCAATTCTCTTCTCTTATAGTTTTCTGCTTTTAAGTTCTCACAGATTCTACCATAATCCAATAATGAATTGTACTGTTTTAAGAATTCCTACTCACTAGCTTtctgaaaattattttctacaGTTGTCTTCTAGTGGTGGTAGGGTTATCATCTCTAGCGATGGTGTGTGGGATGCTTTAAGTGCCGAAGTTGCTTACGATTGTTGCCGTGGGATGCCACCAGATGCTGCAGCTGAACAAATTGTTAAGGTAAATTGACAACTGAAATTTCTGCTttccataaattatatatgtttataccCAGTCATGCATCTAGACAGTTTGTCAGAtatagattttctttttatttacttattcacACTTTCTATTGCACTTCCAGGAAGCTGTCCAGGCAAAGGGACTTCGAGATGATACAACGTGCATTGTTATTGATATGTTACCCGTGGAAAAGCCACCTGCTCCTTTGCCTCCACCAAAGAGGCAGGGCAGAGGAGTGTTTAAGTCCATGTTTCGCAAGAAGTCCGCAGAATCATCTTCTAATATTGATAAAGATTATTTAGAGCCAGATGTGGTGGAGGAACTATTTGAGGAGGGATCTGCGCTGCTTTCAGAAAGGTTTGAAGTTGCTTTTGTTCTTCGTTAATTTCTTTGTGTTGATCATGGGTGGTCCTATGAACAAGCAGTGCTTGTGCTGATGATGTCTTTATTGACATGGTAAATGTTTGTGTCAACTGCAGGTTAGACTCAAAATATCCACTCTGTAACATGTTTAAGTTGTTTATCTGTGCTATTTGTCAAGTAGAATTGAAACCAGGAGAGGGTATTTCTATACATGCTAGCTCatcaaatttaggaaagttgcGTCCATGGGATGGCCCCTTCCTTTGCCCAAGTTGCCATGAGAAGAAAGAGGCCATGGAAGGGAAAAGACGGTCTGGAGGtatacctctctctctctctctctctctctctcagcaaATTTCTTCCGGGTTTATGACATGAAATAGACTAACCGTCGATCTTTGGTTTCAGATAGATACAGTAGTGGAAGTGACTAGGCAGCCCTCAGCCGTTTTTGCATTTTGAGAGCACTAACAATCATTTTGTAGTTGATTGTGGGAAGCTGGATGTTTCTCACTATATAAATTCCTTTCAATTCGTCATGGGAGATTTTCAgcattaaaattcttttttgtcGTTCCACTTTGGACTCGATGAGGATCTCCATTTCTTCTTTCTATATTCCAAGTCAGAAGATCCTGTTGGAGCTGCTTGCTTTTTGAGATATCTGTTTTGACTTCAGAGTGATGTAAACAGTGCCTGGTTGCCTGAAAAGAAGGGGTTGTGGAAAGGTTGGATAAACTTGGTTGTGCATAAATGATGTGACAGACGTTATCATTTTTTCTATCTGGATCCATACAATTCCACTTTATAGAGCTAACATCGAATGAAAGCACTCTTCCCTGTAATATTATACATAGGAGGTTCCATGAAACATTATTCACGTTCATTTCAAACTAGGAATACTGTGGTCGGCTTTCCCAAAGAATACGTTTATGTAGCATAGTATTTGATCCTTCCTTGACAAGTCCGAAGGAAAACCATCGAAGTAGGCAATCAATTTTTTCATCTCCTAGATAGCCTGTAaccaactttttaatttttttttttttttttttgttggtgttATGATGATGTACTAATCAGTTCTTTGATTGGATGTCTGCCCAGTTCTTGTTGTAACTTGTAAGTATGTTTTTGGATCTGCATAATATTTTgctattgttgttttttttttttttctgggatcCAGCTTAACTTAGTGCTGACAAAATTATAACCAAAatatgaagaaataaaaaaaatatatttgttatataggTTTTTCAACTGGAGATTTTTGCAAGGTAATTACAAActgaatttctctctctctctctcactctctctctgtGGTTAATTATATCCTTTAGTTGTACCAAGTTTGTGTTATTAGAGTTGGCGTGTTGTAGAGGTGGTGCGCTGGATCACGGCTATGGTTGTCAATGGAATAGCTGGGACCAGGCAAGAAGTAGCACAGATTGTCTTTGGTTTTTAGCAGCCTGACTTACAAGTGCACTAGCTATTTCGCTTAATGTGACTTTTCTCTGACATATCTAAAATTTTCTGGATCCCTGATATCTACTAGAACAGGATGGATGTATCccatgaaagaaaataaaaataaaaataaaaatcagtcTAGCCGTTTTTCTTGAAACTTTGGACAAAGAATCAGACCTTTGAGAAGATGCATGAACAAGGAAGGATGAGGAAAATTTTGGTCCCAGTGGAGAAATTCTGTTTCAGAATGAAGACAAGATTGTCGCTACATTTCACAAGAAATGTTTCACACACTAGGTGAATTAGCCTGGAAGGAATTTCTTCGAGATCAGTGTTTTAGGTTTTGATTCCTTCACTTTAACCAAATTGTTGAATTGGCAAAGAGCTAACTTCTGTTTCTTTGTacctttgaaagaaaaaaaaaaaaaaaaaacttctgtTTTGTGGTTGATTATAATAAGATGGCGAGGATTATGTAGAACCTGACTTTTTGCATTATGTGAGATTTTCTCTTGTGGGAAAGCAAACAAGGCAACTGACTGGATTGCTAAACAGCTCAGACAGAGATGCTTTGGCTCCGGATTGGGTTTCTGGTCCACCCTTTGGATAGGATTTCAggcattttaattataaaataaaaaataaaaaataaatcgtaatttaaagggtaaaaaatatatgaattttaaaatccaaTCTCCGCACCCGTTACAAAATAGCTGAAAGGACGGGAGAACTAAACAGTAAatagcttcctttttttttttttttttttttttttttttttaaataaataaataaacagagcCTGGCATAATTGGTTCTTGGAAGTAGGCCCAAAAATGTACTAGCCAATTCACCGCATAGGCTTTGAggtaaaaaaaggataaaaagaaaCTAGATGGTCGATTCATGTCCCCAATGTCTTAAGACTATACACAGCTTAGGGTAAATACTCCCATGATTTAAAACCTCCTTCCGACGCCCAATTcggaagaggaaaaaaaaaaaaaaaaaaaaaatctaacattAAACTAGACAGGCACAGATATATAGTGAGAGAAAGTTTGGTCGTTGGGTAACGTGTTGCAATGAGTCGGGAAATGGGAGTGGCCTTGGGACTTGGAAGTGAGAATTAGAATTATGAGTGGGCTtctcacttttcttttttttttttttttttttctctcctggGTAAATTGAATTATGAGTGGGCTGGTAGTAGTGGTGGGAAAAGcagaaaaaggga includes the following:
- the LOC107420934 gene encoding probable protein phosphatase 2C 12 isoform X4; the encoded protein is MSAKTEHHTVPLSVLLKRELANEKIENPEIIYGLANQSKKGEDFTLLKTECQRMVGDGVSTFSVFGLFDGHNGSAAAIYSKENLLNNVLSALPSDLNRDEWLLALPRALVAAFVKTDIEFQEKAQTSGTTVTFVIIEGWIITVASVGDSRGMLESTEGEFLYLSADHRLECNEEERIRITESGGEVGRLNTGGGAEIGPLRCWPGGLCLSRSIGDMDVGPFIVPVPHVKQVKLSSSGGRVIISSDGVWDALSAEVAYDCCRGMPPDAAAEQIVKEAVQAKGLRDDTTCIVIDMLPVEKPPAPLPPPKRQGRGVFKSMFRKKSAESSSNIDKDYLEPDVVEELFEEGSALLSESSSNLGKLRPWDGPFLCPSCHEKKEAMEGKRRSGDRYSSGSD
- the LOC107420934 gene encoding probable protein phosphatase 2C 12 isoform X1, translating into MSAKTEHHTVPLSVLLKRELANEKIENPEIIYGLANQSKKGEDFTLLKTECQRMVGDGVSTFSVFGLFDGHNGSAAAIYSKENLLNNVLSALPSDLNRDEWLLALPRALVAAFVKTDIEFQEKAQTSGTTVTFVIIEGWIITVASVGDSRGMLESTEGEFLYLSADHRLECNEEERIRITESGGEVGRLNTGGGAEIGPLRCWPGGLCLSRSIGDMDVGPFIVPVPHVKQVKLSSSGGRVIISSDGVWDALSAEVAYDCCRGMPPDAAAEQIVKEAVQAKGLRDDTTCIVIDMLPVEKPPAPLPPPKRQGRGVFKSMFRKKSAESSSNIDKDYLEPDVVEELFEEGSALLSERLDSKYPLCNMFKLFICAICQVELKPGEGISIHASSSNLGKLRPWDGPFLCPSCHEKKEAMEGKRRSGDTVVEVTRQPSAVFAF
- the LOC107420934 gene encoding probable protein phosphatase 2C 12 isoform X2, coding for MSAKTEHHTVPLSVLLKRELANEKIENPEIIYGLANQSKKGEDFTLLKTECQRMVGDGVSTFSVFGLFDGHNGSAAAIYSKENLLNNVLSALPSDLNRDEWLLALPRALVAAFVKTDIEFQEKAQTSGTTVTFVIIEGWIITVASVGDSRGMLESTEGEFLYLSADHRLECNEEERIRITESGGEVGRLNTGGGAEIGPLRCWPGGLCLSRSIGDMDVGPFIVPVPHVKQVKLSSSGGRVIISSDGVWDALSAEVAYDCCRGMPPDAAAEQIVKEAVQAKGLRDDTTCIVIDMLPVEKPPAPLPPPKRQGRGVFKSMFRKKSAESSSNIDKDYLEPDVVEELFEEGSALLSERLDSKYPLCNMFKLFICAICQVELKPGEGISIHASSSNLGKLRPWDGPFLCPSCHEKKEAMEGKRRSGDRYSSGSD
- the LOC107420934 gene encoding probable protein phosphatase 2C 12 isoform X3 translates to MSAKTEHHTVPLSVLLKRELANEKIENPEIIYGLANQSKKGEDFTLLKTECQRMVGDGVSTFSVFGLFDGHNGSAAAIYSKENLLNNVLSALPSDLNRDEWLLALPRALVAAFVKTDIEFQEKAQTSGTTVTFVIIEGWIITVASVGDSRGMLESTEGEFLYLSADHRLECNEEERIRITESGGEVGRLNTGGGAEIGPLRCWPGGLCLSRSIGDMDVGPFIVPVPHVKQVKLSSSGGRVIISSDGVWDALSAEVAYDCCRGMPPDAAAEQIVKEAVQAKGLRDDTTCIVIDMLPVEKPPAPLPPPKRQGRGVFKSMFRKKSAESSSNIDKDYLEPDVVEELFEEGSALLSESSSNLGKLRPWDGPFLCPSCHEKKEAMEGKRRSGDTVVEVTRQPSAVFAF